A stretch of Henckelia pumila isolate YLH828 chromosome 4, ASM3356847v2, whole genome shotgun sequence DNA encodes these proteins:
- the LOC140864798 gene encoding ATPase GET3B-like isoform X2 has protein sequence MASCPFATNSIANYASLKPMAIMVSYYYRHSHLFKTPRLASFSKFKSSGSSSFVTISIAGKMPRGNFQVRSVAAPTESVAGFDEMVSGTQRKYYMLGGKGGVGKTSCAASLAVKFANNGHPTLVVSTDPAHSLSDSFAQDLTGGTLVPVEGPISPLFALEINPEKAREEFRNVSQKNGGSGVKDFMDGMGLGIIADQVIQFLESAEYNMFTRIVFDTAPTGHTLRLLSLPDFLDASIGKILKLRQKITSATSAIKSLFVQEENRQDAADKLEKLRERMIKVRELFRDTNSTEFVIVTIPTVMAISESSRLCASLKKESVPVKRLVVNQILPPSASDCKFCAMKRKDQTRALGIIQNDPELSSLKLVQAPLVDVEIRGVPALQFLGEAVWK, from the exons ATGGCTTCTTGTCCTTTTGCTACGAATTCCATTGCAAATTATGCATCTTTAAAGCCTATGGCGATTATGGTTAGCTATTATTATCGTCATTCTCACTTATTCAAGACACCCCGTCTTGCATCTTTCTCGAAATTCAAGTCAAGTGGTAGCTCGAGCTTTGTGACTATCTCTATTGCCGGAAAGATGCCCCGGGGAAATTTTCAAG TTAGATCAGTTGCTGCTCCCACGGAATCTGTTGCTGGCTTTGACGAAATGGTCTCTGGAACACAACGCAAATATTACATGCTTGGTGGAAAAGGAGGAGTTGGAAAGACGAGCTGTGCTGCATCACTTGCTGTTAAATTTGCAAATAATGGTCATCCCACCCTAGTGGTTTCAACTGATCCTGCACATTCCTTGAGTGATTCCTTCGCCCAG GATTTAACTGGCGGGACGTTAGTACCTGTTGAGGGTCCCATTTCTCCACTTTTTGCCCTTGAG ATAAACCCTGAAAAAGCGAGGGAAGAATTTCGAAACGTCAGTCAGAAAAATGGTGGAAGTGGGGTAAAAGATTTCATGGATGGAATGGGGCTTGGTATTATTGCAGATCAG GTTATTCAATTTCTTGAATCAGCAGAGTACAATATGTTTACTCGAATAGTGTTTGATACCGCCCCCACG GGTCATACATTGCGCCTCTTGTCATTGCCAGACTTTTTGGATGCTTCTATCGGAAAGATTTTGAAG TTGAGGCAGAAAATAACTTCAGCTACTTCGGCCATAAAATCTCTCTTTGTCCAGGAAGAAAACCGGCAAGATGCT GCTGACAAATTGGAGAAATTAAGGGAGAGAATGATAAAAGTGAGAGAGCTTTTCCGTGACACCAACTCAACAGAGTTTGTCATTGTAACAATTCCCACG GTGATGGCCATCAGTGAATCATCAAGATTATGTGCGTCCTTGAAGAAAGAAAGTGTTCCAGTCAAGAGGCTAGTTGTCAACCAAATTCTTCCTCCGTCTGCCTCTGACTGCAAGTTCTGCGCAATGAAGAGAAAG GATCAAACACGAGCTTTAGGCATTATTCAGAACGATCCAGAGCTCTCTAGCTTGAAACTGGTCCAGGCGCCTCTCGTTGATGTAGAAATCAGAGGTGTTCCTGCTCTTCAGTTTCTTGGGGAAGCTGTTTGGAAATGA
- the LOC140864798 gene encoding ATPase GET3B-like isoform X1 codes for MASCPFATNSIANYASLKPMAIMVSYYYRHSHLFKTPRLASFSKFKSSGSSSFVTISIAGKMPRGNFQVRSVAAPTESVAGFDEMVSGTQRKYYMLGGKGGVGKTSCAASLAVKFANNGHPTLVVSTDPAHSLSDSFAQDLTGGTLVPVEGPISPLFALEINPEKAREEFRNVSQKNGGSGVKDFMDGMGLGIIADQLGELKLGELLDTPPPGLDEAIAISKVIQFLESAEYNMFTRIVFDTAPTGHTLRLLSLPDFLDASIGKILKLRQKITSATSAIKSLFVQEENRQDAADKLEKLRERMIKVRELFRDTNSTEFVIVTIPTVMAISESSRLCASLKKESVPVKRLVVNQILPPSASDCKFCAMKRKDQTRALGIIQNDPELSSLKLVQAPLVDVEIRGVPALQFLGEAVWK; via the exons ATGGCTTCTTGTCCTTTTGCTACGAATTCCATTGCAAATTATGCATCTTTAAAGCCTATGGCGATTATGGTTAGCTATTATTATCGTCATTCTCACTTATTCAAGACACCCCGTCTTGCATCTTTCTCGAAATTCAAGTCAAGTGGTAGCTCGAGCTTTGTGACTATCTCTATTGCCGGAAAGATGCCCCGGGGAAATTTTCAAG TTAGATCAGTTGCTGCTCCCACGGAATCTGTTGCTGGCTTTGACGAAATGGTCTCTGGAACACAACGCAAATATTACATGCTTGGTGGAAAAGGAGGAGTTGGAAAGACGAGCTGTGCTGCATCACTTGCTGTTAAATTTGCAAATAATGGTCATCCCACCCTAGTGGTTTCAACTGATCCTGCACATTCCTTGAGTGATTCCTTCGCCCAG GATTTAACTGGCGGGACGTTAGTACCTGTTGAGGGTCCCATTTCTCCACTTTTTGCCCTTGAG ATAAACCCTGAAAAAGCGAGGGAAGAATTTCGAAACGTCAGTCAGAAAAATGGTGGAAGTGGGGTAAAAGATTTCATGGATGGAATGGGGCTTGGTATTATTGCAGATCAG CTTGGGGAACTAAAGCTTGGAGAGTTGCTGGATACACCGCCTCCTGGTCTAGATGAAGCTATTGCAATTTCAAAG GTTATTCAATTTCTTGAATCAGCAGAGTACAATATGTTTACTCGAATAGTGTTTGATACCGCCCCCACG GGTCATACATTGCGCCTCTTGTCATTGCCAGACTTTTTGGATGCTTCTATCGGAAAGATTTTGAAG TTGAGGCAGAAAATAACTTCAGCTACTTCGGCCATAAAATCTCTCTTTGTCCAGGAAGAAAACCGGCAAGATGCT GCTGACAAATTGGAGAAATTAAGGGAGAGAATGATAAAAGTGAGAGAGCTTTTCCGTGACACCAACTCAACAGAGTTTGTCATTGTAACAATTCCCACG GTGATGGCCATCAGTGAATCATCAAGATTATGTGCGTCCTTGAAGAAAGAAAGTGTTCCAGTCAAGAGGCTAGTTGTCAACCAAATTCTTCCTCCGTCTGCCTCTGACTGCAAGTTCTGCGCAATGAAGAGAAAG GATCAAACACGAGCTTTAGGCATTATTCAGAACGATCCAGAGCTCTCTAGCTTGAAACTGGTCCAGGCGCCTCTCGTTGATGTAGAAATCAGAGGTGTTCCTGCTCTTCAGTTTCTTGGGGAAGCTGTTTGGAAATGA